Proteins encoded within one genomic window of Methanothrix harundinacea 6Ac:
- a CDS encoding LL-diaminopimelate aminotransferase — protein MYSDRIKSLPPYPFAAIDRAKIAAQKRGVDVINLGVGDPDLPTPQIIIDSLCRAAADPRNHQYPSYEGKIEFRTAVAEWYKETFKVDLDPESEVLALIGSKEGIAHAPLAFLNPGNLALVPDPAYPVYKTAVEFAGGVPVILPLKRENGFLPDLDSIPSDVARKARLIFLNYPNNPTGACADLKFFKRLVDFAADNNLIVLHDNPYSEVYFGDERPPSILEVEGAREVAVEFHSLSKTCNMTGWRVGFVVGDREIVAGIGNVKSNIDSGNFGAVQDAGIVALKNAQKIAADMRKTYQERVELLYAGLKKIGLEVEKPEATFYLWAWTGGRSKDYTRKLIDQLGIVATPGVGFGDYGEGYVRFSVTQPTDRIAEAVERMERMVAEEKSL, from the coding sequence ATGTACTCTGATCGGATAAAATCCCTCCCACCGTATCCCTTCGCCGCCATCGACAGGGCGAAGATTGCGGCCCAGAAGAGGGGGGTGGACGTCATCAACCTGGGGGTCGGAGACCCTGACCTGCCCACCCCCCAAATAATCATCGATAGCCTTTGCCGGGCGGCCGCCGACCCCAGAAACCACCAGTACCCCTCCTATGAGGGGAAGATCGAGTTCCGGACGGCCGTTGCCGAGTGGTATAAGGAGACCTTCAAAGTCGACCTCGACCCGGAGTCGGAGGTCCTCGCCCTCATCGGATCGAAGGAGGGGATAGCCCACGCCCCCCTAGCCTTCTTGAACCCCGGAAACCTCGCCCTCGTCCCCGATCCGGCTTACCCGGTCTACAAGACCGCCGTCGAGTTTGCGGGAGGGGTCCCCGTCATCCTCCCCCTCAAGAGGGAGAACGGGTTTCTCCCGGACCTGGACTCCATCCCCTCCGACGTCGCCCGAAAGGCGAGGCTGATCTTTCTCAACTACCCCAACAACCCGACGGGGGCCTGCGCCGACCTCAAATTCTTCAAGAGGCTCGTCGACTTCGCCGCCGATAATAACCTGATCGTCCTCCACGACAACCCCTACTCCGAGGTCTACTTCGGCGATGAGAGGCCTCCATCGATCCTGGAGGTGGAGGGGGCCCGGGAGGTGGCGGTCGAGTTTCACTCCCTCTCCAAGACCTGCAACATGACCGGCTGGAGGGTCGGCTTCGTCGTCGGAGACCGGGAGATCGTCGCCGGGATCGGGAACGTCAAGAGCAACATAGACTCCGGCAACTTCGGGGCGGTCCAGGACGCGGGGATAGTCGCCCTGAAGAACGCCCAAAAGATCGCCGCCGATATGAGAAAGACCTACCAGGAGCGGGTGGAGCTCCTTTACGCTGGCCTCAAGAAGATCGGCCTGGAGGTCGAGAAGCCGGAGGCGACCTTCTACCTCTGGGCCTGGACCGGGGGCCGGTCGAAGGACTATACGAGGAAGCTGATCGATCAGCTCGGCATAGTCGCGACCCCGGGCGTCGGCTTCGGCGACTACGGCGAGGGTTACGTTCGGTTCTCGGTCACCCAGCCGACGGATAGGATCGCCGAGGCGGTCGAGAGGATGGAGAGGATGGTGGCGGAGGAGAAGAGCCTCTGA
- a CDS encoding ABC transporter substrate-binding protein, translating into MEEPRLRDFIRLGVAAALMVLLFAWGAAASEDGGSVPVYTVADTTGDWGFPSPYAHYSRGPGYTRMSFLFDTLVWKDDAGYVPALAERWEMEGDDVYIFHLRDGVTWHDGEPFNADDVVFTVEYTKDHPYQWVDSAIIERAEALDDLTVKLTLSAPYAPFLDQVGGTLPILPEHIWSEVDDPVNYREQDALVGTGPYTLKVEDYKMAQGTYRYVAYDGYYLGSPKVEELLFVKISAPNAAAELLQGRVNMASIEPEMIGQLEGSFEILSVPAHWWNYKLMINHQKEPLSDKRFRQALAYAIDREKLVEIAGRGYGLAGSPGFIPSDNDWYNPEMDDYYPHDPAEAEELLADMGYDGRKIEVLIKGGDTTAERIGELIEADLLAVGINVDLRTMESKAVDSKVGEWDFDLAVSGHGGVIGDPNFLAGNTLDDDFNSARYRDNPELTALLEEQVKETDEDSRREMIDEAQVLYAEDVPALTLFYTESFVAHDGQVALYYTHNGMALGIPIALNKLSFVGV; encoded by the coding sequence ATGGAGGAACCTAGATTGAGAGATTTCATTAGACTGGGAGTTGCTGCAGCTCTGATGGTCCTGCTTTTTGCCTGGGGAGCCGCCGCCTCCGAGGATGGCGGGTCAGTTCCCGTATATACGGTGGCGGACACCACCGGAGACTGGGGATTTCCCTCCCCTTACGCCCACTACTCCCGGGGGCCGGGGTATACGCGGATGAGCTTCCTCTTCGACACCCTCGTCTGGAAGGATGACGCCGGCTACGTTCCGGCCCTCGCCGAGAGGTGGGAGATGGAGGGAGATGACGTCTACATCTTCCACCTGAGGGACGGCGTCACCTGGCACGACGGCGAACCGTTCAACGCCGACGACGTCGTCTTCACCGTCGAGTACACCAAAGACCACCCCTACCAGTGGGTCGACTCGGCGATCATCGAGAGGGCGGAGGCCCTCGACGACCTCACCGTCAAGCTCACCCTCTCGGCACCCTACGCCCCCTTCCTCGACCAGGTGGGAGGGACCCTCCCGATCCTTCCCGAGCACATCTGGTCGGAGGTGGACGACCCCGTCAACTACCGGGAGCAGGACGCCCTGGTGGGGACCGGCCCCTACACCCTGAAGGTTGAGGACTACAAAATGGCCCAGGGGACGTATCGGTACGTCGCCTACGACGGCTACTACCTCGGCTCGCCCAAGGTCGAAGAGCTGCTATTCGTGAAGATCTCGGCCCCCAACGCCGCCGCCGAGCTCCTCCAGGGGAGGGTCAACATGGCCTCCATCGAGCCGGAGATGATCGGCCAGCTGGAGGGGAGCTTTGAGATCCTCTCGGTCCCTGCCCACTGGTGGAACTATAAGCTGATGATAAACCACCAGAAGGAGCCCCTCTCGGACAAGAGGTTCAGGCAGGCCCTCGCCTATGCCATCGACCGGGAGAAGCTGGTGGAGATTGCGGGCCGCGGCTACGGCCTCGCCGGAAGCCCCGGGTTCATACCCTCGGACAACGACTGGTACAACCCCGAGATGGACGACTACTACCCCCATGACCCCGCGGAGGCCGAGGAGCTCCTGGCGGATATGGGCTACGACGGCCGGAAGATCGAGGTTCTGATCAAGGGCGGCGACACCACCGCCGAGAGGATCGGCGAGCTGATCGAGGCGGACCTTTTGGCCGTCGGGATCAACGTCGACCTCAGGACGATGGAATCGAAGGCCGTCGACTCCAAGGTCGGCGAGTGGGACTTCGACCTCGCCGTCAGCGGCCACGGCGGAGTCATCGGCGACCCCAACTTCCTCGCCGGCAACACCCTCGACGACGACTTCAACAGCGCCCGGTACCGCGACAACCCCGAGCTGACGGCGCTCCTCGAGGAGCAGGTGAAGGAGACCGACGAGGACTCCCGGAGGGAGATGATCGACGAGGCTCAGGTCCTCTACGCCGAGGATGTGCCGGCCCTGACCCTATTCTACACCGAGTCCTTCGTCGCCCACGATGGCCAGGTCGCCCTCTACTACACCCACAACGGGATGGCCCTGGGGATACCCATCGCCCTGAACAAGCTCTCCTTCGTCGGGGTGTAG
- the pncA gene encoding bifunctional nicotinamidase/pyrazinamidase has product MKGGRRVLIVVDVQNDFCPGGALQIKDGDSIIPLINGIMERFDLVVATQDWHPKNQVSFASNNPGKNIYDQINISGIAQTLWPDHCIQGTKGAEFHDDLDLSKFSLILRKGMNPLVDSYSAFIENDRNTETGLAGYLKALKVREIFICGLATDYCVYYSAMDSLRYGFRCNVIIDATRGVDLPKGSIGAVVSEMKDKGISVISSDDLL; this is encoded by the coding sequence ATGAAAGGCGGTAGAAGGGTTCTCATCGTCGTGGATGTACAGAACGACTTCTGTCCAGGAGGAGCCCTCCAGATCAAAGATGGCGACTCGATAATCCCTCTCATAAACGGGATTATGGAGAGATTCGACCTCGTGGTCGCCACTCAGGACTGGCATCCTAAAAATCAGGTATCCTTTGCTTCAAACAATCCAGGAAAAAATATATACGATCAGATCAATATTAGCGGAATTGCTCAGACCCTCTGGCCCGATCATTGCATACAGGGGACGAAGGGGGCTGAATTTCATGACGACCTAGATTTAAGTAAGTTCTCTCTGATATTGAGAAAAGGGATGAATCCCCTGGTCGATTCATATTCTGCATTTATTGAAAACGACAGAAATACTGAAACCGGTCTTGCTGGCTACCTGAAGGCCCTGAAGGTACGAGAGATATTCATCTGCGGGCTCGCCACAGATTACTGCGTCTATTACTCAGCCATGGATTCTCTTCGATATGGATTCAGATGCAATGTGATAATCGACGCCACGCGGGGGGTGGATCTGCCGAAGGGAAGCATCGGTGCCGTCGTTTCAGAGATGAAAGATAAAGGAATATCGGTGATAAGCTCTGATGATCTATTATAA
- a CDS encoding flavin reductase family protein codes for MILKPSMRGQVLPMPVVLISTVSKEGVRNAAPWGCIMPILRPLDEIAIASWLKRDTLDNIRETGEFVVNVPTLEMAEEVEICARSFPPEVDEFEEAGLSPHPSTKVAPPGIAGCVAWMECELVEEILRERFSLIIGRVVFLEGNDEFFGAEGGMDFERARPMSMILGADGACYTRPTSTR; via the coding sequence ATGATTCTGAAGCCTAGCATGAGAGGTCAGGTCCTGCCGATGCCGGTGGTCCTGATATCGACGGTCTCGAAGGAAGGGGTCCGAAACGCCGCCCCCTGGGGGTGCATCATGCCGATCCTGAGGCCCCTGGACGAGATCGCCATCGCCTCCTGGCTGAAGAGGGATACCCTCGACAACATCCGGGAGACGGGGGAGTTCGTCGTCAACGTCCCCACCCTCGAAATGGCAGAAGAGGTGGAGATCTGCGCCAGGAGCTTCCCGCCGGAGGTCGACGAGTTCGAGGAGGCGGGTCTGTCCCCCCATCCCTCGACGAAGGTCGCGCCCCCGGGGATCGCAGGTTGCGTCGCCTGGATGGAGTGCGAGCTCGTCGAGGAGATCCTCCGGGAGAGGTTCTCCCTGATCATCGGGAGGGTCGTTTTCCTGGAGGGGAACGACGAATTCTTCGGCGCCGAAGGCGGGATGGACTTTGAGAGGGCGAGGCCGATGTCGATGATCCTGGGGGCCGACGGCGCCTGCTACACCCGCCCCACCTCCACGAGGTAG
- a CDS encoding IS5 family transposase codes for MSSFTAWGLREAYKNVEKLGDRLSKITNLIEWEPFRPILEEMYHNKTERGGRPNFDVILMLKVLLLQQWYGLSDLETEKQISDRISFMKFLGFPDSIPDSRTIWLFRERMAQTGKDESVWEELQRQLDFKGLQVKRGTIQDATFIEADPGGSKKPRRETARTRRSRDGTWAKKGEELHFGYKLHSKVDIDYGLIRSIESTTASVHDSRVDLSVEGEVVLRDKGYFGVKAKGNDFTMKRAAAGHPLSDLDKLRNRLISKLRFPGERQFAVIKRVFRSAHVMVTTIPRVHVKMVFTAFAFDLYQLCTLKNAEIVSK; via the coding sequence ATGAGTTCTTTTACTGCATGGGGCCTTCGAGAAGCTTACAAGAACGTAGAGAAGCTGGGCGATAGGCTTTCAAAGATAACGAACTTGATCGAGTGGGAACCATTTCGACCAATTCTTGAAGAGATGTATCATAATAAAACCGAACGAGGTGGAAGGCCGAACTTTGATGTTATCCTGATGCTCAAGGTGCTTTTGCTCCAGCAGTGGTACGGGTTGAGCGACCTCGAGACTGAAAAGCAGATTTCGGATCGAATATCTTTTATGAAATTCTTAGGATTTCCTGATTCTATACCCGATTCCAGGACGATATGGCTTTTTCGCGAGCGGATGGCCCAGACGGGAAAGGATGAGTCCGTTTGGGAAGAGCTCCAGAGACAGCTCGATTTTAAAGGGCTTCAGGTAAAAAGAGGAACCATTCAGGATGCAACGTTTATAGAGGCCGACCCAGGAGGTTCAAAGAAACCAAGAAGAGAGACCGCTAGGACTCGTCGGAGCAGGGATGGAACTTGGGCTAAGAAGGGTGAGGAACTCCATTTTGGTTATAAACTTCATTCTAAAGTCGATATCGATTACGGCCTGATAAGGAGCATCGAATCGACAACTGCTTCGGTGCACGATAGTCGGGTTGATCTATCGGTTGAAGGAGAGGTGGTCCTCAGGGACAAAGGATATTTCGGTGTGAAGGCTAAGGGAAACGACTTCACAATGAAACGTGCAGCAGCGGGTCATCCTCTAAGCGATCTCGATAAGCTGCGAAACCGCTTGATTAGCAAACTGAGATTTCCGGGCGAACGTCAGTTTGCTGTTATTAAAAGAGTGTTCCGAAGCGCGCATGTAATGGTAACGACGATCCCGAGAGTTCACGTTAAAATGGTATTCACTGCCTTTGCTTTCGACTTATACCAGCTATGTACACTTAAAAATGCTGAAATCGTCTCAAAATAG
- a CDS encoding KamA family radical SAM protein, with product MTNRWQRCWDVAPEIHLLLKGSDSLEAARDVVVGYLQSLDWTHRREAAEMDPWDYVLFNEGLECLKNLFSPRNERAAKTSSLEQLWRAATTGDAEVSDDFVDEFFHLFKAVKVQTDVYPSMLMEGMAVPDFTKYEGREAGKRRSDYLDEMARRMDEHLSRYRSGLDPEVARKRAENRERILGLLGGDENDWLDWHWQFRHVFKDELGLSQIKDIINLSPDHDRSIGLALEKGVPFGVTPHYLHLMDEDPTDQDFALRQQVFPPLKYVEKMIAHRGDRKVALDFMRERDTSPEELVTRRYPRVAIIKPYDSCPQICVYCQRNWEITSPFMPSAMASEAEIDGALDWYAEHEAMMDVLVTGGDPLVMADGLIDKILGRLAEMDHILSIRIATRTPVTVPQRITEELCEIFASYHDLGRRSLSVVTHFMHPREVTAETVEAIRRIRVLGMDVYNQQVFTFANSRRFETAALRIVLKKIGVDPYYTFNMKGKSEMEEYSVPIARILQERKEEARLLPGIFRTDEPVFNVPFLGKDHLRAWQNHEIIGIQPDGRRTYRFLPWEKNIVQVSPYIYDDVSIGGYLRRLEERGEDPEKYRSIWYYY from the coding sequence ATGACAAATAGATGGCAGAGATGCTGGGATGTCGCCCCGGAGATACACCTCCTCCTCAAAGGGAGCGATAGCCTGGAGGCGGCGAGGGACGTCGTCGTCGGCTACCTCCAGTCCCTGGACTGGACCCACCGGCGGGAGGCGGCCGAGATGGACCCCTGGGATTACGTCCTCTTCAACGAGGGGCTCGAGTGCCTCAAGAACCTCTTCTCCCCCCGGAACGAGCGGGCGGCGAAGACCTCCTCCCTGGAGCAGCTCTGGAGGGCCGCCACCACCGGCGACGCCGAGGTCTCCGACGACTTCGTCGACGAGTTCTTCCACCTCTTCAAGGCGGTGAAGGTCCAGACGGACGTCTACCCCTCGATGCTGATGGAGGGGATGGCCGTCCCCGACTTCACGAAGTACGAGGGGAGGGAGGCGGGGAAGAGGAGGTCCGACTACCTCGACGAGATGGCCCGCCGGATGGACGAGCACCTCTCGAGGTACAGAAGCGGCCTCGACCCCGAGGTCGCCAGAAAGAGGGCGGAGAATAGGGAGAGGATCCTCGGCCTCCTCGGGGGAGACGAGAACGACTGGCTCGACTGGCATTGGCAGTTCCGACACGTCTTCAAGGACGAGCTTGGTCTGAGCCAAATAAAAGATATAATAAATCTGAGCCCCGATCACGATAGGTCGATCGGCCTCGCCCTGGAGAAGGGGGTCCCCTTCGGCGTCACCCCCCACTACCTCCACCTGATGGACGAAGATCCGACCGACCAGGACTTCGCCCTCCGGCAGCAGGTCTTCCCTCCCCTGAAGTACGTCGAGAAGATGATCGCCCACCGGGGGGATCGAAAGGTGGCCCTGGACTTCATGAGGGAGCGGGACACCTCCCCAGAGGAGCTGGTCACCCGCCGCTACCCGAGGGTGGCGATCATCAAGCCCTACGACTCCTGCCCCCAGATCTGCGTCTACTGCCAGCGGAACTGGGAGATCACCTCCCCCTTCATGCCCTCGGCTATGGCCTCCGAGGCGGAGATCGACGGAGCCCTCGACTGGTATGCGGAGCACGAGGCGATGATGGACGTCCTCGTCACCGGGGGCGACCCCCTGGTGATGGCCGACGGCCTCATCGATAAAATCCTCGGCCGCCTCGCGGAGATGGACCACATCCTGAGCATCAGGATCGCCACCAGAACCCCCGTCACCGTCCCCCAGAGGATCACCGAGGAGCTCTGCGAGATCTTCGCCTCTTACCACGACCTCGGTAGAAGGAGCCTCTCCGTCGTCACCCACTTCATGCACCCCCGCGAGGTGACGGCGGAGACGGTGGAGGCGATCAGGAGGATCCGGGTCCTGGGGATGGACGTCTACAACCAGCAGGTCTTCACCTTCGCCAATAGCCGGAGGTTTGAGACGGCGGCCCTCCGGATAGTCCTGAAGAAGATCGGGGTCGATCCCTACTACACCTTCAACATGAAGGGGAAGAGCGAGATGGAGGAGTACAGCGTCCCCATCGCCCGGATCCTCCAGGAGCGGAAAGAGGAGGCCCGGCTCCTCCCGGGGATCTTCAGGACCGACGAGCCGGTCTTCAACGTCCCCTTCCTCGGAAAAGACCACCTCCGGGCCTGGCAGAACCACGAGATCATAGGGATCCAGCCCGACGGCCGACGGACCTACCGCTTCCTCCCCTGGGAGAAGAACATCGTCCAGGTGAGCCCCTACATCTACGACGACGTCTCCATCGGCGGCTACCTCAGGAGGCTGGAGGAAAGGGGGGAGGACCCGGAGAAGTACAGGTCCATCTGGTACTACTACTGA
- the tsaA gene encoding tRNA (N6-threonylcarbamoyladenosine(37)-N6)-methyltransferase TrmO: MNLKQIGVIHSPFKTRAEAPFQGRHSVEVCEVEVFEEFLPGLADVEGCTHLFLLRWLDRADRKMLKAFPPHDGKEHGVFATRSPNRPNPIGLGVVELLDVSGGRLRVRELDALEGTPLLDIKPRFSEVDNIPDATVGWRR, encoded by the coding sequence ATGAACCTCAAACAGATCGGCGTAATCCACTCCCCCTTCAAGACCAGAGCCGAGGCCCCCTTCCAGGGGAGGCACTCGGTGGAGGTCTGCGAGGTGGAGGTCTTCGAGGAGTTCCTGCCGGGCCTTGCCGACGTGGAGGGGTGCACCCACCTCTTCCTCCTCCGCTGGCTCGACCGGGCCGATAGAAAGATGCTCAAGGCCTTCCCACCCCACGACGGCAAAGAGCACGGCGTCTTCGCGACGAGGTCGCCGAACCGGCCAAACCCCATCGGCCTCGGGGTCGTCGAGCTCCTCGACGTCTCCGGGGGGAGGCTTCGGGTCCGGGAGCTCGACGCCCTGGAGGGGACGCCGCTCCTGGACATCAAGCCCCGCTTCTCAGAGGTCGACAACATCCCCGACGCCACCGTCGGCTGGCGGAGGTGA
- the leuS gene encoding leucine--tRNA ligase, with translation MLEDYRAASIEAKWQQKWSEAGVFSAEPSEKEKFFITIPYPYLNGNLHAGHTRTFTIGDVVARYRRMRGENVLFPMGFHVTGTPIVGLSELVKNRDPEIEKVYTQHHDIPLEVFATLTTPQAIVDYFRRESKAAMESIGYSIDWRREFTTTDPAYKKFIEWQYFILRGLGYVSKGSHPVRWCPNDENPVEDHDILKGEEATIIDFALIKFRFDGKILPCATLRPETVFGVTNLWVNPEVVHAVARVGDETWIVSQEAFEKLTFTDRTVERIGEVVGGDLIGKKVKNPLTGAEVLILPASFVDPDNGSGIVMSVPAHAPYDYLALKDLYGRDLSGYGITEDLRKIEFISLIEVPDYGEFPAVEVAEELGVVDQNDPRAEEATKLVYRREFHHGVLKERTGKYAGTAVSKIKDVLLADLIAGNVAEVFYEFSETPVICRCGTRCVVKMVRDQWFLNYSDPQWKGRVSQCLAQMRLIPEEIRTEFENKVDWLKDKACARRKGLGTNLPWDQEWLIESLGDSTIYMSYYILAKYVNAGLAIDNLVPEFFDFIFLGKGDAAAVADLTGMPEETVKRIREDFVYWYPVDLRSSGKDLVANHLLFFLYHHVAIYPPSLWPRAMAVNGFVSLEGKKMSKSKGPLLTLRRAVEANGADVTRLYILSNAEHTQDADWRNDGVEATRQQVVRFYNLAREIINDQEIDELADPELIDRWMESQLQKRIIETTEALEAVQTRRAVQSAFYHMINDLRWYQRRGGKNRLRSVLDVWVRLMAPFTPHVCEEIWEEMAGVEAKAFGKDAYISRARWPEAAPEKIDAGAEMAEDLLGRTLSDVEEILRVTSRKPERITLFTTPAWKRAMLKAALEEKEAGSLDVGSIMKKAMALPEVASHKKEAPKYAQRLMKGAHALNSDPLQIDEFETLSRERRYLERTFGCPVDVLSADEPGEDPMNKSRNAEPGRPAIFIE, from the coding sequence TTGCTCGAAGATTACAGGGCTGCATCGATTGAAGCGAAGTGGCAGCAGAAGTGGTCCGAGGCGGGGGTCTTCTCGGCGGAGCCATCGGAGAAGGAGAAGTTCTTCATAACGATACCCTACCCCTATCTGAACGGAAACCTCCACGCCGGCCACACCAGGACCTTCACCATCGGCGACGTCGTCGCTAGGTATCGAAGGATGAGGGGTGAGAACGTCCTCTTCCCCATGGGCTTTCACGTCACCGGAACTCCCATCGTCGGCCTCAGCGAGCTTGTAAAGAACCGCGACCCGGAGATAGAGAAGGTCTACACCCAGCACCACGACATACCGCTGGAGGTCTTCGCAACCCTCACGACCCCCCAGGCGATCGTCGACTACTTCAGGAGGGAGTCGAAGGCGGCGATGGAGTCGATCGGCTACTCCATCGACTGGAGGCGGGAGTTCACCACGACCGACCCCGCCTACAAGAAGTTCATCGAGTGGCAGTACTTCATCCTCCGGGGCCTCGGCTATGTCTCCAAGGGGAGCCACCCCGTCAGGTGGTGTCCCAACGACGAGAACCCCGTAGAGGACCACGACATCCTCAAGGGGGAGGAGGCGACGATCATAGACTTCGCCCTGATCAAGTTCAGGTTCGATGGCAAGATCCTCCCCTGCGCCACCTTGCGCCCCGAGACGGTCTTCGGGGTGACGAACCTCTGGGTCAACCCCGAGGTCGTCCACGCCGTGGCGAGGGTCGGCGACGAGACCTGGATCGTCAGCCAGGAGGCGTTCGAGAAGCTGACCTTCACCGATAGGACGGTGGAGCGGATCGGCGAGGTTGTGGGCGGCGACCTCATCGGCAAAAAAGTTAAAAATCCCCTCACGGGGGCCGAGGTCCTGATCCTCCCCGCCTCCTTCGTCGATCCTGACAACGGGAGCGGGATCGTCATGTCCGTCCCCGCCCACGCCCCCTACGACTACCTCGCCCTCAAAGACCTCTACGGCCGGGACCTCAGCGGCTACGGGATCACCGAAGACCTCCGCAAAATCGAGTTCATCTCCCTCATCGAGGTCCCAGACTACGGAGAGTTTCCGGCCGTCGAGGTCGCCGAAGAGCTCGGCGTCGTAGACCAGAACGACCCCCGGGCCGAGGAGGCGACGAAGCTCGTCTACCGGCGGGAGTTTCACCACGGCGTCCTCAAGGAGAGGACCGGCAAGTACGCCGGGACCGCCGTCTCCAAGATCAAGGACGTCCTCCTCGCCGACCTCATCGCTGGAAACGTCGCCGAGGTCTTCTACGAGTTCAGCGAGACCCCCGTGATCTGCCGGTGCGGGACCCGGTGCGTCGTAAAGATGGTGAGAGACCAGTGGTTCCTCAACTACTCCGACCCCCAGTGGAAGGGGCGGGTAAGCCAGTGTCTCGCCCAGATGCGGCTCATCCCCGAGGAGATCAGGACGGAGTTTGAGAACAAGGTCGACTGGCTGAAGGACAAGGCCTGCGCCCGGAGGAAGGGGCTGGGGACTAACCTCCCCTGGGACCAGGAGTGGCTGATCGAATCTTTGGGCGACTCCACCATCTACATGTCCTACTACATCCTGGCGAAGTACGTAAACGCCGGCCTTGCGATCGACAACCTCGTCCCCGAGTTCTTCGACTTCATATTCCTCGGGAAGGGAGACGCCGCCGCCGTCGCCGACCTCACCGGGATGCCCGAGGAGACGGTCAAAAGGATCAGAGAGGACTTCGTCTACTGGTACCCCGTCGACCTCCGCTCCTCCGGAAAAGACCTCGTCGCAAACCACCTCCTCTTCTTCCTCTACCACCACGTCGCCATATACCCGCCCTCCCTCTGGCCGAGGGCGATGGCCGTCAACGGCTTCGTCTCCCTGGAGGGGAAGAAGATGTCCAAGTCCAAGGGGCCCCTCCTCACCCTCCGGCGGGCCGTCGAGGCCAACGGCGCCGACGTCACCAGGCTCTACATCCTCTCCAACGCCGAGCATACCCAGGACGCCGACTGGCGAAACGACGGCGTCGAGGCGACGAGGCAGCAGGTGGTCCGGTTCTACAACCTGGCGAGGGAGATAATCAATGATCAGGAGATAGACGAGCTTGCAGACCCTGAGCTGATCGACCGGTGGATGGAGAGCCAGCTTCAGAAGAGGATCATCGAGACGACGGAGGCGCTGGAGGCGGTCCAGACCCGGCGGGCGGTCCAGAGCGCCTTTTACCACATGATCAACGACCTCCGCTGGTACCAGAGGCGGGGAGGCAAAAACCGCCTCCGTTCGGTCCTGGACGTCTGGGTGAGGCTGATGGCGCCCTTCACGCCCCACGTCTGCGAGGAGATCTGGGAGGAGATGGCCGGCGTAGAGGCGAAGGCCTTCGGGAAGGACGCGTACATCTCCCGGGCCCGGTGGCCTGAGGCGGCCCCCGAGAAGATCGATGCCGGGGCGGAGATGGCCGAGGATCTCCTCGGGCGGACCCTATCCGACGTCGAGGAGATCCTCCGGGTGACGAGCAGAAAGCCCGAGCGGATCACCCTCTTCACCACGCCGGCCTGGAAGAGGGCGATGCTGAAGGCGGCCCTGGAAGAGAAGGAGGCGGGAAGCCTGGACGTCGGATCGATCATGAAGAAGGCGATGGCCCTTCCGGAGGTCGCAAGCCACAAGAAGGAGGCGCCCAAGTACGCCCAGAGGCTGATGAAGGGGGCCCACGCATTGAACTCCGACCCCCTCCAGATCGACGAGTTTGAGACCCTCTCCCGGGAGCGGAGGTACCTGGAGCGGACCTTCGGCTGCCCGGTCGATGTCCTCTCGGCGGACGAGCCGGGCGAGGACCCGATGAATAAGAGCAGGAACGCGGAGCCGGGGCGGCCCGCGATCTTCATCGAGTGA